A part of Kryptolebias marmoratus isolate JLee-2015 linkage group LG8, ASM164957v2, whole genome shotgun sequence genomic DNA contains:
- the prkcz gene encoding protein kinase C zeta type, giving the protein MKEIPAPSPLRWSWTKLSGFTVGPRNPDSCCTFSPASRRSPACRAPEKTKAYCGHCSERIWGLGGQGYKCINCKLLVHKRCHRLLPQTCQRLMDPVMPSQEPPSDAKSEEVDLPPEDTEDTNGISFLPHNCAVDKSDDADTEDSDLSRLQDISTVVDGIDGIKLSQGVSLSLSDFELIRVIGRGSYAKVLLVRLKKNEQMYAMKVVKKELVHDDEDIDWVQTEKHVFEQASTNPFLVGLHSCFQTESRLFLVIEYVNGGDLMFHMQRQRKLPEEHARFYAAEICIALNFLHEKGIIYRDLKLDNVLLDHDGHIKLTDYGMCKEGIRPGDTTSTFCGTPNYIAPEILRGEDYGFSVDWWALGVLMFEMMAGRSPFDIITDNPDMNTEEYLFQVILEKPIRIPRSLSVKAASVLKGFLNKDPKERLGCQVQMGFTDIKSHTFFRSIDWEQLEKKEMTPPFKPQISDEFGLENFDTQFTNEPVQLTPDDEDVIKRIDQSEFEGFEYINPLLLSTEESV; this is encoded by the exons AAAGCCTACTGTGGCCACTGTAGTGAAAGGATATGGGGGCTGGGCGGGCAGGGCTACAAGTGTATCAACTGCAAACTGCTGGTCCATAAGCGCTGTCACCGACTCCTCCCTCAGACCTGCCAAAGGCTTATG GATCCAGTCATGCCATCACAGGAGCCCCCTTCAGACGCCAAGAGCGAAGAGGTGGACCTTCCACCGGAGGACACGGAGGACACAAACGGGA TATCGTTTCTGCCGCACAACTGTGCAGTGGATAAAAGCGACGACGCGGACACGGAG GACTCGGACCTGAGCCGCCTGCAGGAcatcagcacggtggtggacgGGATCGACGGCATCAAGCTGTCCCAGGGCGTGAGCCTCAGCCTGAGCGACTTCGAGCTGATCCGGGTGATCGGGCGAGGCAGCTACGCCAAGGTTCTGCTGGTCCGGCTGAAGAAGAACGAGCAGATGTACGCCATGAaggtggtgaagaaggagctggtCCACGACGACGAG GATATCGACTGGGTGCAGACGGAGAAGCACGTGTTCGAGCAGGCGTCCACAAACCCTTTCCTAGTCGGCCTCCACTCGTGTTTCCAGACAGAAAGTCG GTTGTTCCTGGTGATCGAGTACGTGAACGGCGGAGACCTGATGTTTCATATGCAACGGCAGAGGAAGCTCCCGGAGGAGCACGCAAG GTTTTACGCTGCCGAAATCTGCATCGCCCTGAACTTCCTTCATGAAAAAGGCATCATCTATCGAGATCTGAAACTCGACAATGTCCTTCTGGACCACGACGGACACATCAAGCTGACAGACTACGGCATGTGCAAG GAGGGGATCAGACCGGGCGACACCACCAGCACTTTCTGCGGAACCCCAAACTACATCGCGCCCGAGATCCTCCGAGGAGAGGACTACG GCTTCAGTGTGGACTGGTGGGCTCTGGGCGTCCTGATGTTCGAGATGATGGCCGGAAGATCTCCGTTTGACATCATTACAGACAATCCTGACATGAACACCGAGGAGTACCTCTTCCAAG TTATTCTCGAGAAGCCCATTCGCATCCCAAGGTCTCTGTCGGTGAAAGCTGCCAGCGTGCTCAAGGGCTTTCTGAACAAG GATCCAAAGGAGCGGCTGGGTTGCCAGGTCCAGATGGGCTTCACAGACATCAAGTCGCACACGTTTTTTCGCAGCATAGACTGGGAGCAG CTGGAGAAGAAAGAGATGACGCCGCCCTTCAAACCTCAGATCTCCGACGAGTTCGGCTTGGAGAACTTCGACACGCAGTTCACGAACGAGCCGGTGCAGCTAACGCCAGACGACGA ggACGTCATCAAGAGAATAGACCAGTCGGAGTTCGAGGGCTTCGAATACATCAaccctctgctgctgtccacCGAGGAGTCCGTATGA